From the Tenacibaculum dicentrarchi genome, the window GGAGAGAATTTATTCACAAATGAAACATTTGACTCTAATAAAATTACGATAACTGACAATTTGAATAATAATGAGTCTGTTGAATTTTCGTTTATATCTGAAAATAATATCAATTTGATTCAAATCCGTTCAATAGGTTGGGTAACTGAAATTGTAAATCTAAAAATTGACATATCTGACAATCATATTTTTAATTTTTACGTTGAAGCAGAAAGAATAGAAGATTGTTGCAGTCATACAGAATATGATGAAATTAATTTAACAGATTCAGAATTTGAATTAGACAGTCAAACTGGAATTTATAAAATACTTGTAGAATAAAAACGATTTGCCAACACCGTGCATAGTTCATTGCTTGTTCATTTTCCTTCGGAAAATTCTCGCACACGTCGAAGTTTGAGGTTTTTAAACTATATTAGTGCTATAATTCCGCAACGAAACCATGCACAAACACGTTAGCACCAATAAAAAAACCAAAAAAATAACCAAATTGGTAACTTTTTATTATATTTGCATAAATTAATAGAATGTGAGAATTATTGCAAAACGAACTTTACGAGATTTCTGGACTAAACATTCAGATTCCGAACAACAATTAACAGCTTGGTACAGAGAAACCGAAAAAGCAAATTGGGAATCCTTAAACGAATTAAAAAAAGAATATCCAAGTGCTAGTATTTTGAAAGAAAATAGAGTTGTATTTAACATCAAAGGAAATAATTATAGATTAATTGTTAAATTTAATTTAGAATATCAAATTTGTTGGATAAGATTTATAGGAACTCACGCCGAATATGATAAAATAAACGCAAACGAAATTTAAGATGAATATTAGACCAATAAAAAACGAAACAGATTACTTAAACGCACTTGAAAGACTTGAAGTCATTTTTGACGCAAAAAAAGGAACAAAAAAAGGAGATGAGTTAGAAATACTTTCAATACTAATTGACAAATACGAAAACGAAACTTCTCCAATTGGATTTCCTGACCCAATTGAGGCTATTAAATTTAGAATGGAACAAATGGGGTTGAAACAAAAAGATTTAGCAGAAGTTGTTGGGTTTAAAAGTAGAGTTAGTGAAATTTTAAATAAAAAAAGAAAATTGACATTGGAAATGATTAGAAACTTAAATTTAAAATTACACATTCCTACTGAAGTTTTAGTACAAGATTATTAAAATTACTGGTGCTAACAACATATATAATTTATTGCTAGTGCTTATCTACTTACGAAAATCCTTAGGGGATTTTCTATTCCGTTTTTATTTAATATATTTAGAACTTGAAATACGCAACAAACCATATATAAAACCGTTAACCTGCATTAAGCCAAATTACACGGAATATTAACGTAATTAAGCGTTTTCGAAAAGTAAAATCCTGACAAAGATTACGTGAATCTGTTTGTAATGAAAATAGCCGACTTTCTAGCTCATTTGCGCAGTAGAAACGGAATCGTAAAACAGCAGATTTTGAAAAATATTACGTAAGATTTTGCTTATAATTCCGAAATAAAACCGCAGACTTTTTAGCTCGTTTACGCAATCGAAAATAAAAATGAAAAAATGTTCGGAATATCCCCGATTTTAGATTTTTTCACGTAAGTTTATATGAAAATTTAGACAAGTTAAACGCCCAATAAAAACGCTGAAAAATATGTGATTTTATAACGGTATTTTAATTAAAAAAGAAAAAACGCATGTTAACAAAGTGTATGAGCGCATATTTTCCTGGCGGAAAAATACGCCACATACACTAGGCGTTACCACACATTTGAAAAAATACAATGGAACTAACCACAATTAATGAAATTAGAGAACTGAGAAATCAAATACGAGGAAGTATTAAATCTCTAAACTTGAACGAATATAAATCATTAGAATACGGAAATGAAAATGAATATAATTTTCGTGGTTTAGTTGGTGGTATTGAAGCATTATTAACTGACATATCTACTTTAACTCAGTATCCAAGCAAATTTGTGAAAGTTTCAACTTATACAGAACGAACAAACATAAGAGCCTATTTAACTACAATAAATTCTTATATAGAAAGCCCAAATAATTATATAACACATTTTGAGGCTTTAAAAATTCTTTTGAGAAATTATGACGTAAGATATTTTAGTGAAAGACATTTAGAGTTTGAAAAAGAAATTGAAGAAGTTAGAAAAGTCAAATTACAACTTCAACAAATTCTAGTAGAAGTAAAAGAAGTAAATAGTAGTATTGACGAAAGAAAAGAATCAATTGACGATAAACTAGATAGTAGTACTGAAAAACTTACTGAAATTGAAACAGAATTAGAAAAAATAACAGGAAGAAAAAACGAATTAATTGAAGAATCAGAAACTCTTCAAACGATAAATACAGAACTAAAAGCAATTAAGGAAAGTGCTTCTGAAAACTTAGACGAAATAACAACCTCATTAACAGAAAGCAAAGGAAACGAAAAATTAATTACTTCATTTGCAAGTAAAGTACAAGACAGAGAGAAAAGGTTAGACGAATTAGAATTAAACACTAAAACAAATAATGAAAAGCTTGCGGAATATGAAACGGAAAGAAAATCGATTTTAAAGCAAGCAAATCAATTAATTGAATCTTCTAAAAAAGCTTTGAACTACACAACAGCTGAGGGTATTAGTGCTTCTTTTCAAGAACAGTATAAAAATTCAAACAGTTTGAAAATACTTGGAAGTTGGATATTAGGAGCAGTTGTTTGTTTACTAGGGACAATAGCATTAGGAATTTGGATTTTAAAGAATAGCAATGATAGTATTGGAATTATAATTGGTAGAATATCACTTTTACCACTACCAATTATAGGAGCAATATTCTGTGCGAATCAATTTACTAAACAGAAAAACATAATTGAAGATTACGCTTATAAAATGGTTCTTTCAAAGGCAATAGTAGGTTTTTCTGAACAATTAAAGAAAAATGGAACAGAAGGTAATGGAGAATATGTTCATTACATTAAAACAGCTCTAGTTGAAATTCATAAAGACCCATTAAGAAAAAGAGAAAAAACAAAACCAACTGAAACAAAAGAGATAAATTTTAAAGATTTAATAGAGGTTGCAGAACGTATTGTTAAATTAACAAAAGTTCAATAAAAACGTGTGGTAACACCGTATATAATTTATTGCTAGTGCTAGCCTACTTACGAAAATCCTTAGGGGATTTTCTATTCCGTTTTATTTACTAAATTAGTTGCTCGAAACACGCAACAAACCATATACAAAACGTTAGCTTTCATTAACAAAAAATACGCAAAAATTGAAAAAATAAAGCGGTTTAAAAAAGTAGAATCCTGATAAATATTACGCAATTAGAAATGGAATTTTAACGCAGAATATTTTGAAAAATATTACGTAAGAATCTGTCCGCAATTATGAAATAGAAACGGCAGACTTTAGCCTGTTTATGCAATCGGAAATGAAAAACTGTGGGATTCTGACAAATATTACGCAAGAATCTGTCTGTAATTCTGAAATGAAAATGGCGGACTTTTAGCCTGTTTGCGAAATTAGGAATGAAAATTTAGACAAGTTAAACGCCGAATAAAAACGCTGAAAATATGTGATTTTATAACAGTATTTTAATTGTAAAAAAAATTAACGAAAAGCTAACAACGTATATAAAAAATGCTTAATTTAGTCATAATACAAAAGTCAGTGCCGTTTTGCTACATCTGATTTTCCTGCGGAAAATCCTCGTACACAAAACAGCACTTTTCATATACTAACCGTTGGCTGTAATACCAAAAATTAACTAATTAATGAAAAGTTTACTTGAAGAAAGATTGGAGGAAAAATATATTGATGCCGATAAATATATTTTAATACTTAAAAAATATAAACTTGAATATTTCATTAATAAAGTTATAACAACTATTGAAAACACAAAAAACGAAGAAGATATAGTTTCAATATCAAACACAATTCTGACAAATGTTAATGAAAATCTAAAAGGAATAAAGTCAAGTAATGATAAAAAAACTATAAAATACTTATTAAGCCATATTTTTAACGACTATATCATAAACTTAGATAAAAATATGTCTAAGGATTTCATACCTTCCCTAATTCAAAACTTTAAAAGAACCTGTGAATTATCAGGATATGATTTTGATGAATTAATACAACTTCTAAAATTAGATTTTAATATTAATCTTGATATTAAAAAAGTAGAGAAAATAGAAAACAAAATATACTATCAATGGAATAAAAAAGACTATGAATTAGATACTTTTGTCAAGGATTTAAAAGATAGAAAAATTATCAATAGTATTAAAGAGTTTAAATCACTCTTCAAAAAAAAAGGGAATAATCATTACACTATAAATTGCTCAAAAATTGACGAGTTACTTCTAATTTTTGTAATTCTTTACGAGTTAAAAATTATATCTCCTAAAAACACAAATGGTTACTTAAAACCTTTATTTAAATACGGAATAGACAATCAAGGAAAATTTTCATTTAAAAAAGAACCTAATAAACATCACGAAATACTAAAGAGAAATAGAATAAAATATAATAATGATAAAGAAAAAATCAGCAAATGGGTTAAATCAATTATTGACAATTAGTGGACAAGTATAATTGTCTATTAAATATTAGTGTATTTATATAGTAGATTTGTGAACTAATCAAAAAAAATAAAATGAATTTAACAACATTTACAACTAATTATCAATTAGAAGAAACAGATGCGATTGTTTTAAAAAAATCTTTTTTAGGAATGGTTGACCATTATGTTATATATATGGGTAAACGAGAAAATAGACCTATTTTCATAGCAAACTTTCAAGATGGTATAAAAGAGATCCCTTACTATGAAATCCAAAAATATTTAAATAAATATCAACCTGAAAGAATTGAGCGTTTTCAAGGAAGTTACGAAGAAAGGGCAATTGCCTTTAAAAGAGCGGTCTCAAGAATTGGAGAAAAAGCATATAATTATGTAAGTAATAATTGTGAACACTTTAAAAATTGGGTTCATTATGGCGAAAATTACAGCAAACAAGTAAATGCCGTAGGAAACGGTGCTATAGTAACGGGGTTAACAGTTGGTACAATTGGTTTAGCTAAAAAAAATAAGACTACTGCTATTGTTGGCGCAAGTATTATCATCCTTGGAGGAATTTTAAAGAAACTATCTAACAATTAAAAAGTACTACAGCCAACACCGTGTATAATTAATTGCTGGTTTCGGCTCACTTTGGAAAATCCTACGGATTTTCAGCGTTCGATTTTTATTTACTAAATTTATTACTTGAACATCGCAACTAATCATACACCAAACCGTTAACCTGCATTAAGCCAAATTACACGGAATATTAACGGAATTAAGCGTTTTCGAAAAGTAAAATCCTGACAAAGATTACGTGAATCTGTTTGTAATGAAAATAGCGGACTTTCTAGCTCGTTTGCGCAATAGAAACGGAATCGTAAAACAGTAGGTTTTGAAAAATATCACGTAAGATTTTGCTTATAATTCCGAAATGAAAATGGCGGACTTTTTAGCTCGTTTACGTAATCGAAAATAAAAATGAAAAAATGTTCGGAATATCCCCGATTTTAGATTTTTTAGCGTAAGTTTATATGAAAATTTAGACAAGTTAAACGCCGAATAAAAACGCTGAAAAATGTGTGATTTTATAACGGTATTTTAATTAAAAAAGAAAAAACGCACGTTAACAAAGTGTATGAGCGCATATTTTCCTGGCGGAAAAATACGCCACATACACATGACGTTGCAATTAATGGCGGAATTTCAGCCTGAAATTCCTAATTAGTGATTTATCTTTTCTAGAAATTAATATTGAATAATATTGCGCTGGAAAAATTGAAAATGACTGCTACTCTATTTTTAGATAGTAAACCCTAAAAAAGAGAAAAAACAGAATTGAACGCTGAAAAATAAAGCGTGAATAAATAAGCGGAAATTAATTAGGGCGGAGTTTTAAGCTGAAACGTGAAAAAAACAGAATTGAACGCTGAAAATAAAGCGTGAATAAATAGGAGGAAATTAATTAAAGCGGAGTTTTAAGTAGAAACGTAAAAAAAAGAAATAGAAATAAAACGGAAAAATTGAAAATTAAGAAATGAGAAATTTAGTTAGAAAATCACTAATTGCAACAACATATATAATTTATTGCTAGTGTTTATCTACTTACGAAAATCCTTAGGGGATTTTCTATTCCGTTTTTATTTAATATATTTAGAACTTGAAACACGCAACAAACCATATATAAAACCGTTAACCTGCATTAAGCCAAATTACACGAAATATTAACGTAATTAAACATTTTCGAAAAGTAAAATTCTGACAAAGATTACGTGAATCTGTTTGTAATGAAAACAGCGGATTTCCTAGCTTATTTGCGCAATCAAAACGGAATTGTAAAACAGCAGATTTTGAAAAATATCACGCAAGAATTTGTCTATAATTCCGAAATGAAAATGGCGGACTTTTTAGCTCGTTTACGCAATCGAAAATAAAAATGAAAAAATGTTCTGAATATTCCCAATTTTAGATTTTTTAGCGTAAGTTTATATGAAAATTTAGACAAGTTAAACGCCGAATAAAAACGCTGAAAAATATGTGATTTTATAACGGTATTTTAATTAAAAAAGAAAAAAACGCACGTTAACAAAGTGTATGAGCGCATATTTTCCTGGCGGAAAAATACGCCACATACACTAGGCGTTAACCTGCATTAAGCCAAGTTACACGGAATATTAACGTAATTAAGCGTTTTCGAAAAGTAAAATCCTGACAAAGATTACGTGAATCTGTTTGTAATGAAAACAGCGGACTTTCTAGCTCGTTTACGCAATAGAAACGGAATCGTAAAACAGCAGATTTTAAAAAATATCACGTAAGAATTTGTCTATAATTCCGAAATAAAACCGTAGATTTTTTAGCTCGTTTACGCAATCGAAAATAAAAATGAAAAAATGTTCGGAATATTCCCGATTTTAGATTTTTTAGCGTAAGTTTATATGAAAATTTAGACAAGTTAAACGCCGAATAAAAATGCTGAAAAATATGTGATTTTATAACGGTATTTTAATTAAAAAAGAAAAAACGCACGTTAACAAAGTGTATGAGCGCATATTTTCCTGGCGGAAAAATACGCCACATACACTAGGCGTTAGTAGCAATTAAAGAAAAAACTTCATGATAAAATGTTGGATATGTGAAAAAAAAGAAGCAAATTCTGATGAACATAAGTTTAAAGCATCTGATATAAAAAGAAATTTAGGAAAAAAGTTTAAAGCAAAATTTATTTCAAATGATATAAAACCTTTAAACACCTATAAAGATAAATCAATTAAATTCAATAATATTTTATGTATTGAATGTAATAATAATTTAACTCGACCACACGATAATGCGTATGATAAGTTTGCTCGATAT encodes:
- a CDS encoding type II toxin-antitoxin system HigB family toxin, with protein sequence MRIIAKRTLRDFWTKHSDSEQQLTAWYRETEKANWESLNELKKEYPSASILKENRVVFNIKGNNYRLIVKFNLEYQICWIRFIGTHAEYDKINANEI
- a CDS encoding helix-turn-helix domain-containing protein; this translates as MNIRPIKNETDYLNALERLEVIFDAKKGTKKGDELEILSILIDKYENETSPIGFPDPIEAIKFRMEQMGLKQKDLAEVVGFKSRVSEILNKKRKLTLEMIRNLNLKLHIPTEVLVQDY
- a CDS encoding lecithin retinol acyltransferase family protein, giving the protein MNLTTFTTNYQLEETDAIVLKKSFLGMVDHYVIYMGKRENRPIFIANFQDGIKEIPYYEIQKYLNKYQPERIERFQGSYEERAIAFKRAVSRIGEKAYNYVSNNCEHFKNWVHYGENYSKQVNAVGNGAIVTGLTVGTIGLAKKNKTTAIVGASIIILGGILKKLSNN